The following are encoded together in the Streptomyces tsukubensis genome:
- a CDS encoding DNA-3-methyladenine glycosylase, with amino-acid sequence MIVTKARTPLSREFFDRPVLEVAPELLGRTLVRQSPEGPIELRLTEVEAYAGEVDPGSHAYRGRTARNAVMFGPAGHAYVYFTYGMWHCLNLVCGPEGKAGGVLLRAGEITVGAEQARERRPAARNDRELAKGPARLATALNVDRSLDGTDVCAGEDSPLWMLAGTPVDPGQVRSGPRTGVGGEGATHPWRFWAADDPTVSPYRAHTPRHRRA; translated from the coding sequence ATGATCGTGACCAAGGCCAGGACCCCGCTTTCACGGGAGTTCTTCGACCGCCCTGTCCTTGAGGTCGCCCCGGAGCTCCTGGGCAGGACCCTTGTACGTCAGTCTCCGGAGGGCCCCATCGAGCTCCGGCTGACCGAGGTCGAGGCCTACGCGGGTGAGGTCGATCCGGGTTCGCACGCCTACCGGGGCCGTACCGCGCGCAACGCGGTGATGTTCGGCCCCGCGGGCCACGCGTACGTCTACTTCACCTACGGCATGTGGCACTGCCTCAACCTGGTGTGCGGCCCCGAGGGGAAGGCCGGCGGTGTTCTGCTGAGGGCGGGAGAGATCACGGTAGGGGCGGAACAGGCCAGGGAACGACGGCCCGCGGCCCGCAACGACCGTGAACTGGCCAAGGGCCCCGCACGTCTCGCCACCGCGTTGAACGTGGACCGTTCCCTCGACGGCACCGACGTGTGCGCGGGCGAGGACAGCCCCCTGTGGATGCTGGCGGGGACGCCGGTCGACCCGGGCCAGGTACGCAGTGGCCCGCGCACGGGGGTCGGCGGAGAAGGCGCGACCCACCCGTGGCGGTTCTGGGCCGCGGACGACCCGACGGTGAGCCCCTACCGGGCACACACCCCCAGACACCGCCGCGCTTGA
- a CDS encoding HNH endonuclease has protein sequence MRDTLVLNASFEPLSTVTLNRAVVLVLQDKAVVEQAHPGLRVRAASMELPLPRVIRLSRYVRVPFRRRAPWSRRGVLVRDRHKCAYCGRRATTVDHVIPRSRGGGDTWLNTVACCAEDNHRKADRTPEQAGMPLLRMPFEPSPADAMLLSLARADLLALPKWLEQPAA, from the coding sequence ATGCGGGACACGCTGGTGCTCAACGCGAGCTTCGAGCCGCTGTCGACGGTGACACTGAACCGGGCCGTGGTGCTGGTGCTCCAGGACAAGGCAGTCGTCGAACAGGCCCACCCGGGGCTGCGGGTGCGCGCCGCGTCCATGGAACTGCCCTTGCCGCGGGTGATCAGGTTGAGCCGGTATGTGCGGGTGCCGTTCCGAAGACGGGCGCCGTGGTCGAGGAGGGGCGTGCTCGTGCGGGACAGGCACAAGTGCGCCTACTGCGGGCGGCGGGCGACGACGGTCGATCACGTGATACCCCGGTCGCGCGGTGGCGGGGACACCTGGCTGAACACGGTGGCGTGCTGCGCCGAGGACAACCACCGCAAGGCAGACCGGACGCCCGAGCAGGCGGGGATGCCGCTGCTGCGGATGCCGTTCGAGCCTTCACCGGCCGACGCGATGCTGCTCTCGCTCGCGCGGGCGGATCTTCTCGCGCTGCCGAAGTGGCTGGAGCAGCCGGCCGCGTAA
- a CDS encoding SPFH domain-containing protein, producing the protein MEPIIIVLIILVVLVFIALIKTIQVIPQASAAIVERFGRYTRTLNAGLNIVVPFIDSIRNRIDLREQVVPFPPQPVITQDNLVVNIDTVIYYQVTDARAATYEVASYIQAIEQLTVTTLRNIIGGMDLERTLTSREEINAALRGVLDEATGKWGIRVNRVELKAIEPPTSIQDSMEKQMRADRDKRAAILTAEGIRQSQILTAEGEKQSAILRAEGEAKAAALRAEGEAQAIRTVFESIHAGDPDQKLLSYQYLQMLPKIAEGDANKLWIVPSEIGDALKGLSGAFGNFGGMGGGPTAPSVPSPAKPPAERREQPRID; encoded by the coding sequence ATGGAACCGATCATCATCGTCCTCATCATTCTGGTGGTGCTCGTCTTCATCGCCTTGATCAAGACGATCCAGGTCATTCCACAGGCGAGCGCCGCCATCGTCGAAAGATTCGGCCGCTACACCCGCACGCTCAACGCGGGCCTCAACATCGTGGTGCCGTTCATAGACTCGATCCGCAACCGCATCGACCTGCGTGAGCAGGTCGTGCCCTTCCCGCCGCAGCCGGTGATCACCCAGGACAACCTGGTCGTCAACATCGACACGGTCATCTACTACCAGGTGACCGACGCCCGCGCCGCGACCTACGAAGTGGCCAGCTACATCCAGGCCATCGAGCAGCTCACCGTCACCACCCTCCGCAACATCATCGGTGGCATGGACCTGGAGCGGACCCTCACCTCGCGTGAGGAGATCAACGCGGCCCTGCGCGGAGTGCTCGACGAGGCGACCGGCAAGTGGGGCATCCGCGTCAACCGCGTCGAACTCAAGGCCATCGAGCCGCCCACCTCCATCCAGGACTCGATGGAGAAGCAGATGCGAGCCGACCGTGACAAGCGCGCGGCGATCCTCACCGCGGAGGGCATCCGCCAGTCCCAGATCCTCACCGCGGAGGGCGAGAAGCAGTCCGCGATCCTGCGCGCCGAAGGTGAGGCCAAGGCGGCGGCGCTGCGCGCCGAGGGCGAGGCCCAGGCGATCCGCACCGTCTTCGAGTCCATCCACGCGGGCGACCCCGACCAGAAGCTGCTCTCCTACCAGTACCTCCAGATGCTCCCGAAGATCGCCGAGGGCGACGCCAACAAACTCTGGATCGTCCCCAGCGAGATCGGCGACGCGCTCAAGGGGCTCAGCGGGGCCTTCGGCAACTTCGGCGGTATGGGCGGCGGCCCGACCGCCCCGTCGGTGCCTTCCCCGGCCAAGCCGCCGGCCGAGCGCCGCGAACAGCCCCGTATCGACTGA
- a CDS encoding NfeD family protein, whose product MDIEVWVWWLIGAVALGIPLVVTAMPEFGMLALGAAAASVTAGVGAGIITQVLVFAAVSVALIGVVRPIAARHRAQRPQLASGIDALKGRQAVVVEQVDAGDGGRVKLGGEIWSARPLDKSQSFAVGQEVDVVDIDGATAVVM is encoded by the coding sequence GTGGACATCGAAGTATGGGTCTGGTGGCTGATCGGCGCGGTCGCGCTGGGTATTCCGCTCGTAGTGACCGCGATGCCCGAGTTCGGAATGCTGGCGCTCGGCGCGGCAGCCGCCTCCGTAACAGCGGGCGTCGGTGCGGGAATCATCACCCAGGTCCTGGTTTTCGCGGCCGTATCCGTGGCGCTCATAGGGGTGGTGCGGCCCATCGCCGCGCGGCACCGCGCGCAGCGCCCTCAACTCGCCAGCGGGATCGACGCGTTGAAGGGGAGACAGGCGGTAGTGGTCGAACAGGTCGACGCCGGCGACGGCGGCCGGGTCAAACTCGGCGGGGAGATCTGGTCCGCGCGTCCCCTCGACAAATCGCAGAGCTTCGCCGTGGGCCAGGAGGTCGATGTCGTGGACATCGACGGAGCGACCGCGGTCGTGATGTGA
- a CDS encoding ABC transporter ATP-binding protein: MSDVLELVDVSVVREGRALVDQVSWSVKEGERWVILGPNGAGKTTLLNVASSYLFPSKGTARILGEELGKVDVFELRPRIGVAGIAMAEKLPKRQTVLETVLTAAYGMTATWREDYEEVDERRARAFLDRLGMTEYLDRRFGTLSEGERKRTLIARALMTDPELLLLDEPAAGLDLGGREDLVRRLGRLARDPIAPSMIMVTHHVEEIAPGFTHVLMIRQGEVLAAGPLELELTSRNLSRCFGLPLVVEQRGERWTAQGLPMG, translated from the coding sequence ATGAGCGATGTACTGGAGCTGGTGGACGTATCCGTGGTCCGCGAGGGCCGGGCTCTGGTGGACCAGGTCTCCTGGTCGGTCAAGGAAGGCGAACGCTGGGTCATCCTCGGCCCGAACGGCGCCGGCAAGACCACCTTGCTCAATGTCGCCTCCAGCTACCTCTTCCCCTCCAAGGGCACCGCCCGCATCCTCGGCGAGGAACTCGGCAAGGTCGACGTCTTCGAGCTGCGCCCCCGCATCGGCGTGGCAGGCATCGCCATGGCCGAAAAGCTTCCCAAGCGGCAGACCGTTCTGGAGACCGTCCTCACCGCCGCGTACGGCATGACCGCCACCTGGCGCGAGGACTACGAAGAGGTCGACGAGCGCCGTGCCCGTGCCTTCCTCGACCGCCTCGGCATGACCGAGTACCTGGACCGCAGGTTCGGCACGCTCTCCGAGGGAGAGCGCAAGCGCACGCTGATCGCCCGCGCACTGATGACCGACCCCGAACTGCTCCTGCTGGACGAGCCGGCGGCCGGACTCGACCTCGGTGGCAGGGAAGACCTGGTCAGGCGCCTCGGGCGACTGGCCCGCGACCCCATTGCCCCCTCGATGATCATGGTGACCCACCACGTCGAGGAGATCGCCCCCGGCTTCACCCACGTCCTCATGATCCGTCAGGGCGAGGTTCTCGCCGCAGGTCCGCTGGAGTTGGAACTCACCTCCCGCAACCTCTCCCGCTGCTTCGGACTGCCTCTCGTCGTCGAACAGCGCGGCGAGCGCTGGACCGCCCAGGGCCTGCCGATGGGCTGA